Part of the Hemiscyllium ocellatum isolate sHemOce1 chromosome 15, sHemOce1.pat.X.cur, whole genome shotgun sequence genome is shown below.
TAATTgcctgagaaaaaaaaagaccatTGTAAAAAAGAACTTACAAACAAAAGAATTCTGGTGGGCTCATACTACAGTATAGCAACACCAAAGATGTAGGGTTTTGGTACAGATCTTTTTTTTGTGGACTTGTGTCTGCAATTGGCTTATTCAAAAAGATGTTCTTTCAATTAAAAGAGAGCTGTATCCAATTGTACTAGTGTgtattttccattttaaaaatcacTACATGGAAAGAAAATGTCATCAGCTTACTTCCTCACTATTAAGAGAGTGAGTAACTAGGGAAAAATAGAAAAAATAACTTTAGAACTTGTGGCTATAGAGATGGACCTGATATGATGAAATATTGACGAGAGTTTATTTTTTCCATATCAGTGTGGATAATGTGAATGGATTTCCCTCATTATGCTAATGAAACCAAACCTGGCACTATATCAATGCAAGTTGTTATTTTGTAAACACCGCTAGAAAATTTGGTCCAAAAGTCTCACTGAAAATGATTGGGTTGTTTTATCAAATTCAGCTCTAATAAAGAGTAAATAGGGATAAATTGTACAGTGTAATGATATTAGAAAACTAATTTCATCAGAGCTAAGTACTTTAAGAATACATAATTTTTCATATTACATTGTTCCCCATGTGTTAATGTACAATAGTAGTGTACATCATTATAGAAGTTATGCCAGTGAGGCAAACACTTGGTGTACACTATCACAACAGTGTATAAGTATGTCATGCTTCCAAATCAGAAACAGCCCATAGTATCTTACAGAtccaaaaatgaaagaactgtcaAATGGAAGACAAAACATGATACGTGGCATTAGGGAAAGGaacatttgaaaacaaatatCTTCAGTTTCCTGTTGAAAATGGAGAAAGAAGAgatgaagagaaggaaatttaGGGAAGAGTTTCAGAGTCAAGGTGATAGTGGCTGAAAGAATGACTGGAAAAGTTGGAAGAAGGAGGAAGGAGAATGAGAAGTGTACTGATCCAGGTAAGTCTGCAATATTACATTTTGCTAAGCAAAATAAAAAGGCCATGAATTACTTGGAAAGGGAATCTAAATGGGCTGATCAAAGGAATCTGAAATGCATAATCACTAATATGCTAATAAAGTGGTCCAAAAGCAATCACAATCTTCATGCCCATTTGTTGAAGAATATAATTTGTAAATAGAGAATTTATGTTTAAATAGTAATGAACCTATATTGTGTATAGCTCAGGTTGTTGTATTAAATAAAAGCAAGCTACAGAGGCAAGTATGCGACAAAGATGGTATTCAAACTAGAAATTTAAATTTATCCATTAGAAAGTATGAATAGGCTGGATCTTTTTGTCTTTTGAAAAGATTGACAGATCAACAATAGATAGCTTTAAGGTGATGAATGATTTTCTTGTAGAGGGAAGTATAAAACTAATGGTTATCTGTATAAGATAGTCACCAAGAAATCAGAGACTAAATTCTGAAGAAACTTTGATATGAACAAAACTGAAAGGGTAAGTAAGTTCCTCTCTTACCCTCCTGGTTTTGATAAGACAGAGTTTGAGTTTTCAAAAAAAGGTGcattatttttcaatttttccagcaatacctGTAGTCAAATGGTCTTGTCTCCAAAGCCATTTGAAGGTCTCAGTCTGAACTAGATATTTCAGGTAATGAGTTTCAATGTCTAGGTTTGAATTGacctgtctgtgtgtggaggTCAGTCCCAGACATTTTCACTCCTTTGTATATTCCTATTAATTTGGTGACTTTCTGGCCTGGTGGTTTTGACAACAATGTTTAAAATTGACCAAAAGATTCTAAGATAAACCCTCTAAAAAAAACTCACTACGGAATGGTTAACATTATTGGATCAATCGCAAGCGTGTTTTTAATTGTACTGTAAGTCATACTGCCAAATATACTCTCTGGCACTGAAAATTACCTTTTACAAGAATAGGGTCTCATTTACTGACACTTAGAAAAGGATCCTTCCTTCAAGTCTTTTTAAATTCCATCTTTTTTCTCTAACCTTTTGTATTTGATCTGACCTTATATAAATCTAACTGCAGCTCTGCCCCCAGTTTCTATGCTGTTTATTAACAATGCTGCAGAATGATTCACACAATGTCCTGTTCACACAAGTCTCAGATCTTATGTGAAGGCAGAGTGCTCATTCGGCTGTGCGCTCATGATGAGGTTCAATGCAACATTTCGTGGAAGTTCTGTGGCCGTCAGTAACTGAAGGAACTATCCTGTCTGTTGCTCCAAACATGAAACCAAATTGCTTTGGATCAACATGACCTTTGCATTCAACAGAAATGTTGGGTAAACATACCAATTGTCAATTAGTTTACACAGCTGTCTCCTTACTAATGACCATTTCGTCTGTGATTAAAATCATTTGAGGAATTCTACAATTAGTTGATTTAGACGAAGTGAGTGGCAGATGTAGTCTGTTCTTGAATGTTTTCACTTTAGTTAGCATGTCACTTCTGGCTACAAGGTAAACCAACGGGTCAATGCAGCTGTTTAAACTGGCCATACCTCTAGTAATCTGGTAAAGCAAGTAAACGGTGTTGGTATTCCGTGCGCAAAAACCTTTCAATTGAAAATGTCTGAAATTTAAGTTAAGATAACGCAAAACATGATAAGGCGTAAAACAAATGGAAAATACAACCATTACAACGATCGCGAGGTTCCGGGATCGTTCCTTCAAAGTATTATTCAGATCGTTTTTCCTGCTGAGAACTACAGCGATCTGACAGTAAGATGCTATAATGGTGAGGAGAGGGATGGAGAATCCAGTGACAGTAATAACCTGCACGTACAACATGTAGTCTGTGACTTCCTCGTTTACGGTGGTGTCATGGCATTTGGTGCCATTGAGGTTGGTCTTGGTGAAATGGAGATCGGCCGAGGTTTGGGCTAGAACCAGCCCCCAGACCAGGAGGCTGAGGAGCAGCGAGCGGCGGCGGTTCCACCTGCCCAGCACCTTCATGGGGTGCACGATGCCCAGGTATCGCTGCACACTGATACAAGTGAGGAAGCCGATGCTGCCGTACAGGTTCAGGTGGAAGAGGAGCCTGGTCATTTTGCAAAACGCTTTCCCGAACGTCCAGCGGCGTTCCGTGGCGTAGTACACCACCAGGAAGGGCAAAGTGATGACATACAGGAGGTCAGCCAGGCCCAGGTTAAACAAGAACATGTCCAAGCTGGTCCATTTTCTCAACTTCAAGGACAAAGAGACCAGCACCAAACAATTCGCGGAGAAACCCACCGCGAACACAGTGACATAAATTACTGGGAGAAACATATTCTGAAAGTTCTTGTCGATTTCACAGAAGGCAGATTGGTTCAGTTGTCTGGAGTCTGATATTGACAGCACGCCAAACAAAACGCTTGCTTCCGACATTGTGATCAGAATGCACTGTTGCCCGACTGGATcttaaaaaataaaatcccacGACTTTGAGACTCAATCGTCCCATTAAATCCAAACTCAGGTAGTGCCCACAGGAACCCTCGGACATAGCTGAGCGCCCGAAATCTATTCTGATGTGCATTCGATCAGACCAGCAGTTGAACGCGAATATTGATTGGCTTCGACATCCGAAGACCAAACCACACCCTCATGGAGCAATGATCCCCAAATCAGCCAATGTAAATCTGGCTCCAGTCATATACAATTTGTGAATGGCAAGTTCACGATTCTTAGTCTCAACTGCGACGCTGTATTTATCCAAGGAGTCTTCTGTCGTGTCAGAGTGAATTAATATCAACTAAAAAGGCAAACCAACAAATGTATTTCGTGTTTTTAAGGTTACAAAATGCCTTAAAGCGTTACCCAGGAGAATTAAAAAAGCAAAATTAGACACCTAGCAACATAATTCCTTTTGGGCAGGGAGCCAAATACCTTTCCAAAGAAGCAGATTTTAAGGAGTGTCCTAGAGGATAAACGAAATGTCAAAAGGCGGAGCAGTTTAAAAGGAATTCCAAAGTTTCGCAGCACCCTCGTCAATGAGTCGAAAATGAACAAGGTGAGTGCCGATATTTCAGAGACCTATGTAATCTCTGTGACCGGAGACTACAGAGGAAGTAGAATCCAGGAAGACTTTTTTTTAGCGTAATAGTGAGAATATTAAAATCAAGGAATTGCTCAAGGAACTAACACAAGTCAATGAGCACAGGGACTTGCTGTGAGTAAGAATATCGGCAACAAGGCTGGGGATGACATGAACAATATAGAGTGCTGATTTGGAtatgccagtgttggaccggggtgtacacagttaaaaatcacacaataccaggcctgatgaaggagcagcgctcagaaagctagtacttccaattaaacctgttggactataaactggtgttgtgtgatttttaagtatgGAGTGCAGAATGTCAGAAGCAGCCAGGAATGTGTTGGAAGAGTCAATgtgcaggtgttacaccttctgcagttgccatttctgccacctccaacaaGATGTCACTAGCAGACAcacatccccttcccctcccttgtcagcctttcaCTGGGACTGTTACCTCTGGGACAAGGTGGTCCATTCCTTCTCCACTCCTAAACACTTCCCCACATCCCCACCGCACATTCTTTTATAAAAGTTGCaatacctgcccatttacttcctccctcctcactatccaaggctccAGGCACACCTTTAAGGTGAAGCATGGATTTACCTGCCCTTCACTCAATCTCATgttcactgttcacaatgtggtctctatTTTGGttaaccactttgcagaacattgTCTGTAAAAATTACCCTGATCATCtcattgcctgccacttcacTATATCATGTGTGGCCTGGCCAACTTCTCTGTTCTGGGCTTGTTGTAATGCTTCAGCAAAACTCagcgcaaactggaagaacagcatctcacttTCTGCTTTTAGAACTCTGCAGTCTTCAGGATGCAATATTAAGTTCAATAATTGTTAGGGCCTGAGGACTTTCTTTCACATCCTTTCCCAATCAAACACACACtgggccttgtcatcacatgggctgctaccacatcCATCCCACTGTCAgctaatggtccccattagcagctattcagtCCGCCAGGTTGATCATTACCCATTTCTTTGTCTgtccatctgcaattctttctctctctctgagctccatctccacctatcatttgcTCCCTCCACCTTCATCCCACCCTATCTTCAGCATATATGCCAATCTTTTGCAAGCTACAACCGATtagaaggagggtcactggaaccAAAGCATtcactctgaattctctccacagatactgttgaccagctgagtttctgtttcagatttccaacatccacagttcctttCTTTTTTGACCACTTGCTGAGCCTGCCTACTTCACTCTGAAGACTCTTTGTATCATCCTCCTCACTTGCCTTCTACGTATTTTTTTGGTCATCTGCAAAGttggcaatagtacattcactttgcTCATCcttatcattaatgtatattgtaaataattgtggcctcagcactgagccctgtgggattccattagttacaggttgccatcatGAAAtgcacaccccctccccaacccaacTTTCTATCTTCAATTActtagtcaatcctctatccatactaatataCTATGGGTAATaccatgagctcttatcttattaaggACCCTAATGTATGTTACCATATcagatgccttctgaaaatccaaattattattttcacTGCTTCTACTTTATAataataaagtgatggaaggtcattggacctgaagcATTAATTCTACTTtccctttacagatgctgccagacctgctgagtttctccagcaatttgtttttgtttcccctTTATATCCTGCATGGTACTTTCTCAAACAATTCTAGgacatttgtcagacatgatttctccttcataaagcATGCCATCTCTGCTTGATCACATTATGTATGTTTAACTTCCCTGCTATTACATTCTTTATACTTcctcctttcctttttaaataaagatgtTACTTTGGCAGCTTTCTAATTTTCTTGGACTTTTCCAGGATCTAAGCATCCCTAGAGAGTTACCACCAGTGCATTCATATATTAAtagctacttcttttaatattctaggatgcattccatcaggtccAGAATACTTTTCAGcatttagccccattagtttccctcACACTTTTTCTCTGatgatagttattgtatttatttcctcaccTCCTTTTGCCCCTTAATTATTTAGTAAGTTTGGAACACTATTTGTTTTTTTCTGTGTgaaaactgatgaaaagtatgaattcaactcctctgccatttcttggttTCCCCAATATTATTTTGCAGTCTCGTTCTCTGTGGAGTTTATGTTCACTTTGGCTATTCTCTTCCATTTTGCATATTTAAAGGAAGTCTTGCTGTCCATTTTGATATTAAGCAAGTTTATTTCCTTCCTCTTTATTATTTTTGATTGCACCTTGTTGGTTTTTAATACTTGCCCAATCATCTGGTTTACCACTAATATTTGCCACATTGTAtggcttttttttctttaattttgatGCTCGCCTTAACCATGGTTCACCATATTTGGCTTATTCTCTTCCTAGAattcttcttcctcaactggattATATCATTGCTGtgagccatgaactattttcttaaacatctgcCATTATTCCTCAACAGCCTTTATtgctaaactcctttcccagtcAATTCCAGTGAGGTCTATTGGATAAGCAGTTtgtgggtggtacggtggcacagtggttagcactgctgcctcacagcgcctgtagacccgggttcaattcccgactcaggcgactgactgtgtggagtttgcacgttctccccgtgtctgtgtgggtttcctccgggtgctccggtttcctcccacagtccaaagatgtgtgggtcaggtgaattggctaagctaaattgcccgtagtgttaggtaaggggtaaatgtaggggtatgggtgggttgcgcttcggcgggtcggtgtggacttgttgggccgaagggcctgtttccacactgtaagtctaatctaatctaatcattcaacAATAGTGAACTAATCCAGAGCAGTGGTGAGACAATGCTGGGTGTTATCAGCATATATGTGAAGTGTAACATTAAGTTTTTGAATTTCTGTCACTGGGTGGAGCCTGTTGATGAAAATTAGAAGagggccaaggatagatccttaggAAAACACCTAAAGAGTTGCTGAGATTTTGGGAAGAGCTGCCATTGTGATTATTACCCTAGCTACGAACAGGTAGGTAAGGAATGAGCCAAGTAAATATGGTTCCATCCAGTCAGATGCTATTGGAGAGGCAATGGAGGAAGATATGTAGTCTTGAGAGATGATGTGGATAGTTTGCACCGTCATTGAAATAGTAGAAATGTGTATCACATCAAGAGATTATTTGGCATTTTGTACTTTTCTTTGGTTTTCTTCCTGGTGTCATTGTCCCCACTGTGGTCCTACCATCCTCATATGCTTTTACAGACTGAAAAATTGTTGAATAAGTTTTCTGACCATTGGTGTGTACTTCACTTTATTTATATTGCATCAGTAGATCTATATTGCAACATTCAGACCTATTGTTTTCATGTCCTCAAACTTTTGTGTTCAAAACATGGATCATTTCATCAatagaaaaaaggaaaaaattgccaacaaatgttaaaaaaaaggacaactaCAAGAGTTGGATGAACATAAAATGAAGCTGGCAGAACAGGAAGCTAAATTGATACAGAAAAGGGAAGAATTAACAAAACCTCACAGAGCAAAAGAAGGGTAGGGTGCAGATGCAGATGGCATTCAGACTTGAGGgggaaagggaacagagagagaaactgaagaaCAGGGTAAAATACATCAAAGGAATTTGATGGTGggcaggagaggttgaatatattAAAAGCCAGTATGTAGAGGCAAGCAAAATCGTTGGATAAATCAAATGAGGATCTCAATTGGGAATGTTGATAATTGGAACAAAAGGCAGCATTTTGAAtgctccagagagagagagaaatgattaGATCAGACAGTTTGCAAGTAGGAGTTGGCTTTGGTAAACACGAGACTTCAGCAGCAGTTTGAGGTGGTCTGCACACAATGAATATATAATCCCTGTATTGGGTCATTGTGAACCTTTGTGGATACTGAAAGGCAAATATGTcatatgacagagagagagaccagtaAAAATAACATTTTACTAACCACCTGTTACTGGTTCACCATAAGGGTAACAGTAATGTTGGGTCAGGTAATGTATTGTCCCATATGCTTGAGAGGATTTACAGAGCATTGCAAGGAACATTAAGAAATTAGAAAGAGAGCAAAAGTCTTATGACACTTTCTGGAAGTTTACCAACTTGCAGTGTTACAAATATTAGATGACAATGCAGAGAACAAATTGTTTCTATTTACTTTAGCTCCAAAAATAGGAGTGGTAACATCGAAAGACATGAGAAATCAAGTAGCAAAGGCTGTGGATTTGACAAGGGCTTATGCTTTCAGATTCTAGACTCAGATGACAGTCTGTATTTGCAGATAAATGTGGACAGCTTATACCAAAACAAATATAGCACTTAGTCCAAATCGAGACGTCTTACAGAGATCAGCACTTAATTGCTGGCTCTAGGTCTTAATTCAAATGCTCTACTTATGTAAAGGAAAAATTTGAGGATTTTGACCTAGGACATCAGCTTACAACTGATCAGGCAATGGTATGGAAAATAAACCCTCAATTTGAGAAATGGTTGCGAAAGAAAATGGTAAGTAGTTACGTGGAGAAAGGTAAGGAGGAAGACCGGTCGGACCCCCAAAAAGCATATGACAGCATGAGATGTTTCAGCGCTTGCAGGACACTTTTGAAAAGGTGCTAAACAACTGTTAAGAAAGGGAAATGCAAAGTCTTGTCATAAAAAGGAAAGTTGGGGTCAGAGGGTAAAAGTCAGGACCTGGAAAAATGTATAGCAGCAACAGTTGAGTCTGGTCTGTAGCTAAGGAAGGGATATTGTGACATCTTTCACTCTGTATTCCTAGCCTTTCTTGCCACCTCCACCCCATCCCACTTGTCAATACTGGACCACTCCTGGCTCAGATAATTGTGCCCTTTCACATTTGATTCAAATTGGCATTGTGTGCCTGTCAAGGTCAAGTTAGAGGGCAGGAACAATTTAGTGGATGCAGGAACGTCTcacttttttttgtgaaatgGTTTAACAATCCTTAGCTGTTGAGAGCCTTAGCGCTTGAAGGGAATTACTGGagatgattttaaaaagaaagtgaGTCTGGAGTTGAAGGCAGGACCACTATAGCTTTACTGGAGAGTGTAAATTAACTAAACCATCATAAATTGGTGTCAGCACATTGGGATTGGATTGGATGAAGGCCCACAAAGTTGTAGTGGATCTTTGCAATCACTATTTGGGGATAAGGGTACAAGGGGAGAAGGTAATCTTGGTAATTCTCCAAGTAAAACAGATCCAGAAAGGACAGATAGCTGGTTTGTGATTTGTGAGCTCAGTGGCTGGGTGGCTGGTTTGGAATGTAGGATAATGGGTAGGTTCAATTTCTGTGCTGGTTGAGGTGACCATGAAggccctgccttctcaacctctacCCTTCTTGGTGATCCTCAGCTTAAACTGTCACCAGTTGTCACTCCCTTATAGGAGAGCAGCCATCAGGGACAATCATGACCTTACAGTTAGTTTATAGTCAGTTTCAAGATTTAGTAGTGCTGAATGAAACAGCTTTTGCCCATCAACAAATGATTGTGGTCACATTGCAGGGATGGTAGTTAAAATTAACAGAGACTCCAAGTCATGACCTCAAAGAAAGAACAATTACCCATGGGCAGCAGAAGCACGGAGTGTTGTTTATACTTTGTTAAGCTAAAGTGACCATTGTTCTACCATATCAAAGCCCCCTCATTACAAAATGTTTGTTGGTGGTTTACCCTAAGTGTCATCATGTCTCAGGCAAGGAGAAAGATTGCAAAGGAGAGGCCTTCCTGATAACTTTAGTCAATGCAGAAATTGAACCATGTTGTTTCCATTACTCTGCATCAGAAACCAGCCATTGAACCACATGATCTAACCATATTGACCCTGATAACTCTTGAATTACATGCCAGGACTATGGATAGGTTACATGGGGTGGTCAAGGATAATGGATAGTACACATTCACAGATGGATAGTATACATTTGAGAGCATTGGCAAGGATGGGTCAACAAAATCAGTTATGTGAATTATGCAAATTTTGGCTAGTTAGTGAGAGGTAATAATTCATGGTTTGTTGTGATATTTTGATTTGAGAAGCTCTATATTGAAGACTTAAAAGATTTATATGGAGCTCAAAATTCAGTTTAAAGGCAAACTGCTTGTAGAAATTGCTTTTGCAATCCATGTTCTACCACTGAAAACTATAGAAGGAAGAGTCTTTGATAGAGTGACTACTGGAGGTCCACCCATATGTAAACCTATTCAGAGACTGGGTATTGTATGCACCAAAGATTGTTTTCTAAGGGTTGTTGTGGACCAACCAATTAAAGGTCACTTGATccattttggattgtgggcagaACAATTTAGGATTAAAGTTTGTGTATAATAGAATTGCATTTTTCCTTCTAAAATAGTAAACACAATGTGCTTTCTTTTCATTCAATACGATTATTTTATCACTTACAGCATCATTATAGTTGCTTCATAATCATCGTTTTATTTTCAGAATAATATTCTATAAAATATAGTTTTAGCATATTCCTAGCTATTGCCATTCAGTTTTGTTACCTCCAAACTTAAAAGAGACAATATAACGTTGTTCACCTTCATCTGTGAAGTTTTCTTTTATCTGGGTCATGTATTGTTATGACCATTTGGAACAAAGTTTAATTACGACTTGGGCTTTTTAAGAGGGTTGATGTGCCAAAATGATTATGGATGTAAATTTAAAGACTGTCTTGACAGAAAGAGAGCCTGGAATGTCACACCTGACAGGCATCAAGGAAACTTCAAAGGCATGGATATAAAAGTTAGTGATGCGCTATACATTGAACTCTGAAACTCTTTGGAGTTTTCTTAGACTTTGAAAATGATAAAAGAACataatgagagagaaaaatatGCCAGTCTGAGCAGCAAACATGTTTTCTGTTTTCCTCTTTCAAGAATATATAAGAACTGTGGTCTTTGTTAATGGATGAAGGTTGCTCATGTATGTCAGCAGGCTGAGGTACTTGTGTGTACTAGTTAGGGTTCAAAGAATCACCTATATGAACTCTGCATTGAAGGAAAAGGATTCAAAGTATAGAAGCCAGTTAGTGAATAAGCTAGTTCAAAGGAAACTAAATAACTGACCTGCAAAGTCAAAAATCCTGAAGTTGACTGTTTAACTGCCAACATTCTGTCACCACCTCTTATGAGTGACACATAGGCACTAATCCTTACATATTTTAACTTTTACCTTTGTTTGgactttcagaattttttaatctgtatgtatgtgtatcATATTCTTACTTCTTTTCAGGTTTAGTAACTAATAAAattttgttaactcaagaaagcctgaCTAAATTGCCTACTTTAATAAATAAACTTTATTGATTTTATGGCAGAGGTATCCACAACAGAGGATTCCTTTGTAAATTAACCTTGTTGAGAccaaggacatgagtgaataaagaaggggagtCAGTTCATCTGTCCTCACCTGGGGGCTTGACAAGTTGGGGCATCCTGTGTGGAACTATAATAACTCGGGGAATCTCACCAGGGTCTGgccttaaaaataaaattgtggaGTAGATTTACATCCAAATGTTTACTCATACTACGATGCAGATATAAAACATCATCATTCTGTGTAACACTGTAATAGCAAGTTATTGAATAAGATTTTTAATGTTCTTTTTGATCAAATATAAGTGTGGACTGGtttattctaaattcagtttcCTGTACCTCTAATTTTGTAATATAAAGTTGCAGGTCTGTGAATCTTAAATAGCTTATAACTGTAAGGTCTCTGATGAAATTTGTTTTATTGTTTGAAATCTACATTGCCATTTGTGGTAAATACAGTCATTGGAAATCTTTTCAGATGTTTATATGATCAATAAATATAAGTAAGAAAACAATCTATTGTGCTTTCAAGCAAATCATGAATTGAACTATTGGATTAGAATGTCAGTAATCTGATTTGCTTCCCTTTCCTTGCGGCTTTCATTGGGGTTTGTTTATCTGATCTTTCTTTGAACCATTGCTTACATGGTAACATGTACAAACTTGCAAATAACATAATGGTTAGGGTTTTGCCTGAGAACAGCATCTTGCTGTACATTCCTGATTAGTATTTAGGTATTATTTTTCACTCTGAAGTTGCTTGAAGTGCAAGTGGAATCAATCTGCTCAGGGCAACAGGGCCTCTTGGACATCTGGCATAAATAACTTACAGTTGCAATCAAATTCATGAATTGAACAACAAAACAAAAGGTGAAAATTACAGTGTAAAGTAGAGTGAGCAATTGAAAGTCAAATTATGCAATATAGCTAATGAATTTCTATCACAACTATCATTGGTAATCTAAAGGGTATGCTTTGCAAAACCTCAAATCATTTCATGAGAAAGAAAAATCTTCGCAAGTATGATTATATTTCTGTAACTAAAACAATTAAATAATCATAAAACAAATATCATAGTAAGGAGGTTCTCACAATATTGTTAACATTCTGAATCCAGATTTAAAAATCTGCTGAAAGACATGAGAAACAGCTTGAGGCATGAGAACAATGGGTGCCAAGATAGCCATTTTTCTATATTACAAATGTGACTCAGATCATTATTTTGAGTTGCATGATGACGTATTTGCTTCTTTGATTGCCATTGTAATTCTGTAATGAAAAATGCACCATTCAGTAAATATTCAAAGATCAATTTAGGAGATTTTTTTGAGATGGCTGCACGGACAACAAATTTAAAACTCTATATCAGGTAGCTGAAAATTCCAGGCATAGTGCAATTTCATAAGCTTCAAAGAAGAACTGTTCCCATTAGCTGATACTACAAAGAATTTCAATTTTAGATTCAAGGTTTTGGAGGACGAAATGCAGGGAATGTGAAGAAGAACTTCTTAAAACAGTCTGTGATAATGATTTGGAATTCACTGCTTATGagagtggtagaagcagagtgATTAATGATTCCAAAGGAAATTGGATGGGCACTTGAAATGGAAAATCTTAAAGGGCAATACAGTTAGAGTAAGGAAGAGACTTAACTGGAGTGCTCCacagacaggtcaggcagcatccaaggagcaggagagtcgacgtttcaggcatgagcccttcttcaggaatgaggaaagtgtgccaagcaggctaagataaaaggtagggaggagggacttggggaaggggcgttggaaatgcgataggtgaaaggaggtcaaggtgagggtgataggccggagtgggggggggggcggagaggtcaggaagaagattgcaggttaggaaggcggtgctgagttcgaggggtttgactgagacaaggtggggggaggggaaatgagaaactggagaaatctaagttcaacCCTTCAAGGATCCCTTttaagggatgaacttagatttctccagtttcctcatttcccctccccccaccttgtctcagtcaaatccctcgaactcagcaccaccttcctaacctg
Proteins encoded:
- the LOC132822734 gene encoding P2Y purinoceptor 1-like yields the protein MSEASVLFGVLSISDSRQLNQSAFCEIDKNFQNMFLPVIYVTVFAVGFSANCLVLVSLSLKLRKWTSLDMFLFNLGLADLLYVITLPFLVVYYATERRWTFGKAFCKMTRLLFHLNLYGSIGFLTCISVQRYLGIVHPMKVLGRWNRRRSLLLSLLVWGLVLAQTSADLHFTKTNLNGTKCHDTTVNEEVTDYMLYVQVITVTGFSIPLLTIIASYCQIAVVLSRKNDLNNTLKERSRNLAIVVMVVFSICFTPYHVLRYLNLNFRHFQLKGFCARNTNTVYLLYQITRGMASLNSCIDPLVYLVARSDMLTKVKTFKNRLHLPLTSSKSTNCRIPQMILITDEMVISKETAV